In the genome of Bacillota bacterium, one region contains:
- a CDS encoding VOC family protein, giving the protein MGYHSAPAIYVDKVQFKVTDLQKSIQFYQELLGFKILEQNKKQVKLTADGMTNILTLIEPADAVPKPSRTTGLYHFALLLPKRADLALFVTHLDNHNVRFGAADHLVSEAIYFEDPDGNGIEVYADTDPSTWSWQAGLVAMDTIPLDFDDLMFDIDLENQSWKGMPDQTIIGHIHLHVSDLKAAQEFYTKGLGFNIVSRLGDSALFLSTADYHHHIAVNIWNGPNAPRPPKNSAGLDYYRVVVPKQEMLEKILTNLAAIGTKINNKDSAITVEDPAGNSVQLIIGTAQ; this is encoded by the coding sequence ATGGGATATCACAGCGCTCCAGCGATTTATGTCGATAAAGTGCAGTTTAAGGTTACAGATTTGCAAAAATCCATTCAGTTTTATCAGGAGCTTCTGGGGTTTAAAATCCTGGAGCAAAACAAAAAGCAAGTTAAACTAACCGCTGATGGAATGACCAATATCTTAACCCTAATAGAACCAGCTGATGCGGTTCCTAAGCCCAGCCGCACCACAGGTCTTTACCACTTTGCTCTGCTTTTGCCAAAGCGCGCTGATTTAGCGCTTTTCGTAACCCATTTAGATAACCATAATGTAAGGTTTGGGGCTGCCGATCACTTAGTCAGTGAAGCCATTTATTTTGAAGATCCGGATGGTAACGGCATTGAGGTCTATGCAGATACAGATCCCTCAACCTGGAGCTGGCAGGCAGGATTAGTTGCAATGGATACTATCCCTCTAGATTTCGATGACCTCATGTTTGACATTGATTTAGAGAACCAATCATGGAAAGGAATGCCTGATCAAACAATTATTGGACACATTCATCTCCATGTTTCCGATCTAAAAGCAGCTCAAGAATTCTATACCAAAGGACTGGGCTTCAATATCGTATCTCGCTTGGGAGACAGCGCTCTTTTTTTATCAACAGCAGACTACCACCACCACATCGCTGTCAACATTTGGAATGGACCAAATGCGCCTAGACCGCCCAAAAACAGTGCTGGCTTAGATTACTATAGGGTGGTAGTCCCTAAGCAAGAAATGCTAGAAAAAATCCTAACCAATTTAGCAGCAATCGGTACTAAGATAAATAACAAAGACAGCGCAATCACAGTAGAAGATCCGGCCGGAAATTCTGTACAACTAATAATTGGAACAGCTCAATGA